A single Haloplasma contractile SSD-17B DNA region contains:
- the grdA gene encoding glycine/sarcosine/betaine reductase complex selenoprotein A, which translates to MSVFENKKYILIGDRDGIPGESLRAVVEHIPGSEVVFATTECFVUTAAGAMDLENQKRIKDLTEEHGAENIIVVFGAAEGELTGLAAETVTVGDPTYAGCLTDVSLGLGVYHAVEPTFKEACKPEIYEEQIGMMEMVLDVDDITNEITEIRNEHSQFNK; encoded by the coding sequence ATGAGTGTATTTGAAAATAAAAAATACATTTTGATCGGTGACCGTGATGGTATACCTGGTGAATCATTAAGAGCAGTCGTAGAACATATTCCTGGAAGTGAGGTAGTGTTCGCGACAACGGAGTGTTTTGTCTGAACGGCTGCAGGAGCTATGGATTTAGAAAATCAAAAAAGAATTAAAGATTTAACTGAGGAACACGGAGCTGAAAATATCATTGTAGTATTTGGAGCTGCAGAAGGTGAATTAACAGGACTAGCAGCAGAAACAGTGACAGTGGGAGATCCTACTTATGCAGGATGTCTTACTGATGTTAGCTTAGGGTTAGGTGTATACCATGCCGTTGAGCCAACATTCAAAGAAGCATGTAAACCAGAAATCTATGAAGAGCAAATTGGTATGATGGAAATGGTTTTAGATGTGGATGATATTACAAACGAAATAACAGAAATCCGTAACGAACACTCTCAGTTTAATAAATAA